The Achromobacter deleyi region TGCGTCCAGTCCGCGTAGAACAGCGAGGGGGCGGCCGCGCAGTCCGCCAGGGTGAAGTCCGCGCCCGCGGCCCAGGTCCTGCCGGCAAGCTGCCCTTCGAGCCAGGCGTAGGCGAGTTCCAGTTTCTCCACGGCAAGCGCCAGTCCTTCCTTGCGTTTGGCGGGGTCGCCCGATAGCGCGCCGTTCACCGCGTGCTGTATCCAGTTCATGACATGCAGGTCGAAGAACCGGTCGAGAAAGCGGACGTCCAGCGCGGCCATCGGATCGGCGGGCAGAAGGCGTACCGGCCCGGGGTGCGCAAGTTGCAGGTATTCGACGATGATGCTGGTTTCGGCGACGTCGCGCGCGTCGTCCACCAGCAGCGGGAACTTGTGTAGCGGCCAACGACGCAGCCATTCCGTCGCATGCTGCGGCGTATCCGGCCCGATGCACCGGAACTCGAACGGCGTGCCGTTTTCATAAAGCGCGATCAGGACCTTCTGGGTGTACGAAGAAAAGGGATGACCGTATAGCGCGAGCGACATTGCGGAGCCTCCTGATTCAGGCCGACAGATTAATCGGTCTGGGTATGTTTCACCAGACGGACGCAGGTCTTTCCCGCCGTGCCGTGCCCGCATGAAAGGGATAAAGTGCAAGGCAGGCCAGCGGCACTGTGGCTGCGGGCGCATAGCAAAAGGTGGAGACGAGATGGACACGGTAAGCAAGCAAGGCGCCAGCGTGCGCGAACAAGTCAGCGCAACGGAATGGCAGGTCCGCACGGACCTGGCGGCGCTGTATCGGCTGGTGGCGCTGTTTGGCTGGGACGATCTGATCTTCACGCACATCACGGCCAAGGTGCCGGGCACCGAGCATTTCCTGATCAATCCCTACGGCATGATGTTCGACGAAATCACGGCATCCAGCCTGGTCAAGATCGATCTGGCCGGAAACAAGGTGATGGAGTCGGAGTACGACATCAATCCGGCTGGCTTCACCATTCATAGCTGTATCCACGCCGCCCGCAAGGACGCGATGTGCGTGCTGCACACGCACTCCATCAATGGGGTGGCGGTGTCGGCGCAGAAGGCGGGCCTGTTGCCGCTGTCGCAGTTTGCGTTCATTGCGCTGCGCTCGCTCAGCTATCACGACTACGAAGGCCTGGCGCTCAATCCCGAAGAACAGCCGCGGCTGGTGCGGGACCTGGGCAGCAACAATTACCTGATCCTGCGCAACCATGGTCTGCTGACCGTGGGCCAGACCATGGCCGAGGCATTCCAGGCCATGCACAGGCTCGAAGCGGCCTGCATGGTGCAGGTGCGGGCGCAGGCGGGAGGGGAACTGACCTACATCCCGCCCGAGATCCTGGAGCGCGCCGCGGTGGAGTCGCCAGCCGACCGGGCGCACAAGGCCGCGCTGGCCTGGCCGGGACTGCTGCGTCGGCTGGACCGCCGCAACCCAGGTTACGCGGACTAGGGTTAACAGGCCCTGGACAGGCACAGGCCCGGCAGGGCCGGGCAGGCGGCCACGCAAAAAAATGCGCGCCAGCCACTCCTGGCGTGGAACCATGGCGCCCTCGCAGGTTACTCACATGGCGGAGTTCCCCCTTATTCCGCACTGAAGGAGCCTGCGTATGTTCACGTCCGAAAGGTTTGCCGAGTTGCTCGATGAGTTCGCGGCGGTGATCGGGCAGGCCGAAATGCCCACCGATGAGCGCGGGATCTGCAGCTTTCTGGTCGACGGGGCCGTGCCTGTGAACATAGGCCAGGACCCCGGCAGGGACGGGCTGGTCATTTTTGCGCCCCTGGGCGCGCCGCCCGCGGAACACCGGGGCACCTGGCAGGTTCGCATGCTGAGGGCCAACGGGGCGGGTGGCGGCGCTTACATGTTCGGCATGGCGCC contains the following coding sequences:
- a CDS encoding glutathione S-transferase family protein; protein product: MSLALYGHPFSSYTQKVLIALYENGTPFEFRCIGPDTPQHATEWLRRWPLHKFPLLVDDARDVAETSIIVEYLQLAHPGPVRLLPADPMAALDVRFLDRFFDLHVMNWIQHAVNGALSGDPAKRKEGLALAVEKLELAYAWLEGQLAGRTWAAGADFTLADCAAAPSLFYADWTHRISEAFPQLRAYRARLLARPSFARAVEEARPFRPLFPLGAPDRD
- a CDS encoding type III secretion system chaperone translates to MFTSERFAELLDEFAAVIGQAEMPTDERGICSFLVDGAVPVNIGQDPGRDGLVIFAPLGAPPAEHRGTWQVRMLRANGAGGGAYMFGMAPASDTAVISSHRPLAALSGAALASWVGEFVEVARHWIDAFAKGAEPDAVSTASADSWLQV
- a CDS encoding class II aldolase/adducin family protein, coding for MDTVSKQGASVREQVSATEWQVRTDLAALYRLVALFGWDDLIFTHITAKVPGTEHFLINPYGMMFDEITASSLVKIDLAGNKVMESEYDINPAGFTIHSCIHAARKDAMCVLHTHSINGVAVSAQKAGLLPLSQFAFIALRSLSYHDYEGLALNPEEQPRLVRDLGSNNYLILRNHGLLTVGQTMAEAFQAMHRLEAACMVQVRAQAGGELTYIPPEILERAAVESPADRAHKAALAWPGLLRRLDRRNPGYAD